GTCAGCGTCTTCGTCTTCCTCGCCTACGCCACCACCGCGGCCGTGGCCCGCCGCGTCGGCGCCGGTGATCTCCCGGCCGCGATCCGCCAGGGCATGGACGGCATCTGGCTGGCGCTCCTGATCGGCGCCGCCGTGATCGCCGTCGCCCTGCCCACGGCGCCCTCTCTGGTGGCACTCTTCGGCGCCTCCGACACGGCGGCACCCTACGCGACCACCTATCTGCGCATCTCGGTCCTCGGCATCCCAGCCATGCTCGTCGTGCTCGCCGCGACCGGCGTCCTGCGTGGCCTCCAGAACACCAGGACCCCCCTCTACGTCGCCGGCGCCGGCTTCATCGCCAACGGTCTCCTCAACGTGCTCCTCGTCTACGGCGCCGGTCTCGGCATCGCCGGTTCCGCGTGGGGCACCGTCATCGCCCAGTGCGGCATGGCCGCCGTCTATCTCGTCGTGGTCGTCAGGGGCGCCCGCCGGCACGGCGCCTCCCTCCGTCCCGACCTCGCCGGGATACGCAACTCCGCCCAGGCCGGTGTGCCCCTGCTGATCCGCACCCTGTCGCTGCGGGCGGTCCTGATGATCGCCACGGCCATCGCCGCCCGGCTCGGCGACGCCGACATCGCCGCCCACCAGATCATCCTGTCCCTGTGGAGCCTGCTGGCCTTCGCCCTCGACGCCATCGCCATCGCCGGGCAGGCCATCATCGGGCGCTACCTCGGCGCCGACGATCCCGCGGGCGCCCGTGCCGCCTGCCGCCGCATGGTGCAGTGGGGCACCGCGGTCGGTGTCGTCCTCGGACTGCTGGTGGTGGCGACCCGGCCCGCCTTCCTGGCGATGTTCACCGGCGACCAGATCGTGAAGGACGCCGCGCTCCCCGCACTCGTGATCGTGGCGCTCGCCCAGCCGGTCTGCGGCATCGTCTACGTCCTGGACGGCGTCCTGATGGGCGCGGGCGACGGCCCGTATCTGGCCTGGGCCATGCTGCTCACCCTGGCGGCCTTCACCCCCGTCGCCCTGCTGGTCCCGGCTTTCGGCGGCGGGCTCACCGCGCTCTGGGCGGCCATGACGCTGATGATGACCGTGCGCCTGGTGACCCTCTGGCTGCGCACCCGCTCCGGCCGCTGGATCGTGACCGGCGCGACCCGCTGACCTCAGCGCCCCAGCCCCTCAACCCAGCTCCCAGCCCCCAGCCGCACCGCCGAACCTGCGCGCGAGCCGCCGCAACCCTGCCCGGGTCCGCACGCTCACCCGCGCGCCGTTTCACGTGAAACATCGGCTCCCGCCCCCGTACGCCTCCCGTCCACCCCTCGTCAGAACACGAAGAAGGGCCGCACCCGGTGGGGTGCGGCCCTTCTCTCAGCTGTTCAGCCGAGCACGGCGATCAGGCCGCGACGACCTCGATGGTGACCTTGGCGGCCACCTCGGGGTGCAGACGCACGGACGTCTCGTGCCCGCCCAGGGTCTTGATGGGCGAGCCAAGCTCGATGCGGCGCTTGTCGACCTCGGGGCCGCCGGCAGCCTTGATCGCCGAAGCGACGTCGGCCGGGGTGACGGAACCGAAGAGACGACCGGCGTCGCCGGAGCGGACGGCCAGACGGACCTTCACGCCTTCGAGCTGGGCCTTCACGGAGTTGGCCTGCTCGATGGTCTGGATCTCGTGGATCTTGCGAGCGCGACGGATCTGCTCGACGTCCTTCTCGCCACCCTTGGTCCAGCGGATAGCGAACTTCCGCGGGATCAGGTAGTTGCGAGCGTAACCGTCCTTGACGTCGACGACGTCGCCCGCGGCACCGAGGCCGGAGACCTCGTGGGTGAGGATGATCTTCATTTGTCGGTCACCCTTCCCTTATCGCGCGGTGGAGGTGTAGGGCAGCAGCGCCATCTCACGGCTGTTCTTCACGGCCGTGGCGACGTCACGCTGGTGCTGCGTGCAGTTGCCGGTCACGCGGCGGGCACGGATCTTGCCGCGGTCGGAAATGAACTTCCGCAGCATGTTCGTGTCCTTGTAGTCCACGTACGTGACCTTGTCCTTGCAGAAAGCGCAGACCTTCTTCTTAGGCTTGCGCACAGGCGGCTTCGCCATGGTGTTTCTCCTGTGTGATCAAGAAGTGGGGATGCGAGCCCTAGAAGGGGGGCTCGTCCGAGTAGCCACCGCCGCCGCCGGAGTTTCCACCCCAGCCGCCGCCACCGCCGCCGCCCTGGTTGCCACCGGCGGGAGCACCGCCGGTCGCCCACGGGTCGTCCGCGGGAGCGCCGCCGCCCTGCTGGCCGCCGCCGGAGTTTCCACCCCAGCCGCCGCCACCCTGGCCGCCGCCGCCACCGCTGCCGCTGCCGCCGCCGTAACCACCCTGGCCACCGCGACCGCCACCGGCCGTCTTGGTGACCTTCGCCGTGGCACTGCGGAGGCTGGCGCCGACTTCCTCGACGTCCAGCTCGTAGACCGTGCGCTTGACGCCCTCACGGTCCTCGTAGGACCGCTGCTTCAGCCGGCCCTGCACGATGACGCGCATGCCTCGCTGGAGGGACTCGGCGACGTTCTCAGCCGCCTGACGCCAGACCGAGCAGGTCAGGAACAGGCTCTCGCCGTCCTTCCACTCGTTGGTCTGACGGTCGAAGGTCCGGGGCGTGGACGCGACACGGAACTTCGCGACGGCCGCACCGGAAGGGGTGAAGCGCAGCTCGGGGTCGTCGACAAGATTGCCGACGACCGTGATGACGGTCTCGCCTGCCATGGGGGAACCTCTCGGCGGGTTTGCTGCTGGGCTGCTGGTGCTGCTACTCGAATCCCGAGATCAACTGAGCCGGTGGCTCAGTGCATCTCGGGGCGGAGGACCTTGGTCCGGAGGACCGACTCGTTCAGGTTCATCTGGCGGTCGAGCTCCTTGACGACCGCAGGCTCGGCCTGCAGGTCGATGACCGAGTAGATGCCCTCGGGCTTCTTCTTGATCTCGTACGAGAGACGACGACGGCCCCAGGTGTCGACCTTCTCGACCTTTCCGTTGCCCTCACGGACGACGGAGAGGAAGTTCTCGATCAGCGGGGAGACAGAGCGCTCCTCGAGATCGGGGTCGAGGATGACCATCACCTCGTAGTGACGCATGTGGAACCCACCTCCTTTGGACTCAGCGGCCACGGTCGTTCCGTGGCAGGAGGGTTGTGATGCGTACGCAACGGTATCGGCCGCCACTGACAATCGGGGGTCGACGAGCGACATCCCCGAGCGGCCCGGACGAATCCTGGGCACTGCCTGGGCAGACACCGGTGCAGAGGGTACAGACTACCCGCACGGCGGCTTCCGGTTGAAATCCGGCCCCTCGGGCAGTCAACTTGTACACATCGGGTGTGTATGGCGCTACGATGCGCCGCCTTCCGCAGGAGGTGCCTCATGGCACAGGCAATGCGACCCAACACCGTCGGCGGACTCTTCGCCACGGACGGAAAGTCCCATCCCCTCCAGGACACGCTGCTCGCGGTGACGCTGGTGCTCGGCTTCACGGCGGCCATCACAGCGATCTTCCACAGTCTGCACCTGGTCAGCTCCTGGGCCGGCCTGATCGGCATCTTCACCGGGGCGTACGGCCAGTGGATCTCGGTGACGACGCGCGAGCGGTTCGGGCTCATCCTGGGTCTCGGCGCCTCGGCGATCGGCTTCTTCCTCGGCATGGCCCACGGCGGGCTGTTCGGCGGGATCGTCGGCTAGCGCCCCGGTCCTCCGCTCCGGTCCTCCGACCCCGCGGACGGCCCCCGGCGGGCGGCCGGAACCGGGACCGCCGGTCCGCACCCGGAGACGGGAGTACCCCGCCACCCGCCGGGAAGCCGTACAAAACAGGGTGGAACGCCCCGGCCGCGTGTGGGTCGGGGCGCCGCTTCCGTACGCCCATCCGGGGCGCTCGCACGGCGCAGTAGGCTTCGGCGCGAGAGCCGGAGCCCCTGTACCCATGGGGACACCCCAGCCCGAGGAGCGCCCCGAATGAGCCTGACCCTGAGGACGATCAGCCGCGAGCAGCATCTGGCGTACATCCAGAGCCTGCCGTCGGCGAGCCACATGCAGGTTCCCGCCTGGGCCGACGTCAAGGCGGAGTGGCGCGCGGAGAGCCTCGGCTGGTTCGACGACCGGACCGGTGAACTGGTCGGCGCGGGGCTCGTCCTCTACCGTCAGCTGCCCAAGATCAAGCGCTACCTCGCCTATCTGCCCGAGGGCCCGGTCATCAACTGGTTCGCGCCGAACCTGACCGAGTGGCTCGAGCCGATGCTCGCCCACCTCAAGCACCAGGGCGCCTTCTCGGTGAAGATGGGCCCGCCGGTGATCATCCGGCGCTGGGACGCGAACTCGATCAAGCAGGGCATCCAGAACCCGGACGTGAAGCGGCTGCGGGACATCGAGGCCGACTTCATCGAACCGCGCGCCTTCGAGGTCTCCGACAAGCTGCGCCGGATGGGCTGGCAGCAGGGCGAGGACGGCGGCGCCGGCTTCGGCGACGTGCAGCCGCGCTACGTCTTCCAGGTGCCGCTGGCCAACCGTTCCCTCGAAGAGGTCCACAAGAACTTCAACCAGCTGTGGCGGCGCAACATCAAGAAGGCCGAGAAGGCCGGCGTCGAGGTCGTCCAGGGCGGCTACCAGGACCTGGAGGAGTGGCAGCGGCTGTACGAGATCACGGCCGTGCGCGACCACTTCAGGCCTCGCCCGCTCTCGTACTTCCAGCGCATGTGGACGGCCCTCAACACCGAGGACCCCAACCGGATGCGGCTGTACTTCGCCCGCCACAACGGGGTCAACCTGTCGGCGGCGACGATGCTGATCGTCGGCGGGCACGTCTGGTACTCCTACGGCGCCTCCGACAACATCGGGCGCGAGGTGCGGCCGTCGAACGCGATGCAGTGGCGGATGCTGCGGGACGCCTACGCGCTCGGCGCGACCGCCTACGACCTGCGCGGCATCTCCGACTCGCTGGACGAGACCGACCACCTCTTCGGCCTGATCCAGTTCAAGGTGGGCACCGGCGGCCAGGCCGCGGAGTACCTCGGCGAGTGGGACTTCCCGCTCAACAAGCTGCTCCACAAGGCGCTCGACATCTACATGTCGCGCCGCTGACGTCACGTTCAGTGATTCGATACCTCTGACACACCGCTGCCACGAGAAAGGTCCCAGGTCCGGCCATGGCGCTCACGCTCTACGTCGACACCGCGCGCTGGCGTGCGCACCACAAGCACGTGCAGGAGCAGTTCCCGGGGCTCGTCCCGGTCTGCAAGGGCAACGGCTACGGCTTCGGGCACGAGCGGCTGGCGGAGGAGGCCACCCGGCTCGGCTCGGACGTGCTGGCCGTCGGGACGACGTACGAGGCGGCGCGGATCAAGGACTGGTTCGGCGGTGACCTGCTGGTGCTGACGCCGTACCGGCGCGGCGAGGAGCCGGTCCCGCTGCCCGACCGGGTGATCCGCTCGGTGTCGTCGGTGGACGGGGTGTACGGCCTGGTCGGCGCCCGGGTGGTGATCGAGGTGATGTCCTCGATGAAGCGGCACGGGATCAGTGAGCAGGACCTTCCGCAGTTGCACTCGGCCATAGAGAACATCCGGCTGGAGGGCTTCGCGATCCACCTGCCGCTGGACCGTACCGACGGCTCGGACGCCGTCGAGGAGGTCATCGGCTGGATGGACCGGCTGCGCGCGGCCCGGCTGCCGTTGCACACCATGTTCGTCAGCCACCTCAAGGCCGACGAACTGGCGCGGCTGCGGCAGCAGTTCCCGCAGACCCAGTTCCGCGCCCGGATCGGCACCCGGCTGTGGCTGGGGGACCACGAGGCGACGGAGTACCGCGGCGCGGTCCTGGACGTGACGCGGGTCGCCAAGGGGGACCGGTTCGGCTACCGCCAGCAGAAGGCGGCCTCCGACGGCTATCTGGTGGTCGTGGCGGGCGGTACCTCGCAC
The sequence above is a segment of the Streptomyces griseoviridis genome. Coding sequences within it:
- the femX gene encoding peptidoglycan bridge formation glycyltransferase FemX, with the translated sequence MSLTLRTISREQHLAYIQSLPSASHMQVPAWADVKAEWRAESLGWFDDRTGELVGAGLVLYRQLPKIKRYLAYLPEGPVINWFAPNLTEWLEPMLAHLKHQGAFSVKMGPPVIIRRWDANSIKQGIQNPDVKRLRDIEADFIEPRAFEVSDKLRRMGWQQGEDGGAGFGDVQPRYVFQVPLANRSLEEVHKNFNQLWRRNIKKAEKAGVEVVQGGYQDLEEWQRLYEITAVRDHFRPRPLSYFQRMWTALNTEDPNRMRLYFARHNGVNLSAATMLIVGGHVWYSYGASDNIGREVRPSNAMQWRMLRDAYALGATAYDLRGISDSLDETDHLFGLIQFKVGTGGQAAEYLGEWDFPLNKLLHKALDIYMSRR
- a CDS encoding alanine racemase, coding for MALTLYVDTARWRAHHKHVQEQFPGLVPVCKGNGYGFGHERLAEEATRLGSDVLAVGTTYEAARIKDWFGGDLLVLTPYRRGEEPVPLPDRVIRSVSSVDGVYGLVGARVVIEVMSSMKRHGISEQDLPQLHSAIENIRLEGFAIHLPLDRTDGSDAVEEVIGWMDRLRAARLPLHTMFVSHLKADELARLRQQFPQTQFRARIGTRLWLGDHEATEYRGAVLDVTRVAKGDRFGYRQQKAASDGYLVVVAGGTSHGVGLEAPKALHGVMPRAKGVARAGLATVNRNLAPFVWGGKQRWFAEPPHMQVSILFVPSDAPEPQVGEELVAHLRHTTTQFDRIMDR
- the rpsR gene encoding 30S ribosomal protein S18, whose translation is MAKPPVRKPKKKVCAFCKDKVTYVDYKDTNMLRKFISDRGKIRARRVTGNCTQHQRDVATAVKNSREMALLPYTSTAR
- the rplI gene encoding 50S ribosomal protein L9, whose product is MKIILTHEVSGLGAAGDVVDVKDGYARNYLIPRKFAIRWTKGGEKDVEQIRRARKIHEIQTIEQANSVKAQLEGVKVRLAVRSGDAGRLFGSVTPADVASAIKAAGGPEVDKRRIELGSPIKTLGGHETSVRLHPEVAAKVTIEVVAA
- a CDS encoding MATE family efflux transporter, with the protein product MTQAPATPKATRRQHDREIVALAVPAFGALVAEPLFVMADSAIVGHLGTAQLAGLGVASALLTTAVSVFVFLAYATTAAVARRVGAGDLPAAIRQGMDGIWLALLIGAAVIAVALPTAPSLVALFGASDTAAPYATTYLRISVLGIPAMLVVLAATGVLRGLQNTRTPLYVAGAGFIANGLLNVLLVYGAGLGIAGSAWGTVIAQCGMAAVYLVVVVRGARRHGASLRPDLAGIRNSAQAGVPLLIRTLSLRAVLMIATAIAARLGDADIAAHQIILSLWSLLAFALDAIAIAGQAIIGRYLGADDPAGARAACRRMVQWGTAVGVVLGLLVVATRPAFLAMFTGDQIVKDAALPALVIVALAQPVCGIVYVLDGVLMGAGDGPYLAWAMLLTLAAFTPVALLVPAFGGGLTALWAAMTLMMTVRLVTLWLRTRSGRWIVTGATR
- a CDS encoding single-stranded DNA-binding protein, coding for MAGETVITVVGNLVDDPELRFTPSGAAVAKFRVASTPRTFDRQTNEWKDGESLFLTCSVWRQAAENVAESLQRGMRVIVQGRLKQRSYEDREGVKRTVYELDVEEVGASLRSATAKVTKTAGGGRGGQGGYGGGSGSGGGGGQGGGGWGGNSGGGQQGGGAPADDPWATGGAPAGGNQGGGGGGGWGGNSGGGGGYSDEPPF
- the rpsF gene encoding 30S ribosomal protein S6, encoding MRHYEVMVILDPDLEERSVSPLIENFLSVVREGNGKVEKVDTWGRRRLSYEIKKKPEGIYSVIDLQAEPAVVKELDRQMNLNESVLRTKVLRPEMH